From a single Toxoplasma gondii ME49 chromosome II, whole genome shotgun sequence genomic region:
- a CDS encoding hypothetical protein (encoded by transcript TGME49_221860): MSLFLPRDNRLGNRLFSRLLTGVDGGVGTFCSGSAKKSSGVSSISSVISFTYTAPQVLHGSMRGGQGAEEEEEEEEEEEEEDEEGGEEEEEEEEDEEEAAEPAEKEEEEGQIDSGEG; the protein is encoded by the coding sequence ATGTCGCTTTTCTTACCTCGAGACAACCGCCTAGGAAAccgccttttctcgcgcctcctcaCAGGGGTCGACGGAGGGGTAGGAACGTTCTGCTCCGGCTCTGCCAAGAAATCTTCGGGTGTCTCCAGCATTTCGTCGGTCATCAGCTTTACGTACACCGCGCCGCAAGTTCTGCACGGTTCCATGCGAGGAGGgcaaggagcagaagaagaagaggaagaagaggaggaagaggaagaagaggacgaagaaggcggagaagaagaggaagaagaggaggaagatgaagaggaagcagcagaaccggcagagaaagaagaagaggaaggacaaATTGATTCAGGAGAAGGATAG